A window of Flavobacterium branchiarum genomic DNA:
TTGATGAAGACGGTACAATTATGAACTCGACTAACTTGAAAGTTCATCCTAGAATGAAAGAATTGTATAAATTCTTTAAATTCAACGGAAAAGTAATTGATGTTGCTGATTTCGATCCTCATACTCTAGAAGTATTCTCTAGGGAGGTACTAAAAATGATTAGCCAAGGCAAACCTGGATGGGAACCAATGCTTCCAAAAGGTATTGCTGAAATAATTAAAGAACATCACTTATTTGGTTACGAACCGAATAGAATCTTAAACGAATCTAATTAATTTTTTTTAAGTAGCTAAGTTACTTAGAAACTAAGGTTCTAAGAAGTTTAGATATAATACAAAGGCATCAGTTTTTTAGCTGATGCCTTTTTTTGTGAAAGGATTTTACCTATAGTAATTCTGTTTTAGAAATAACAATCTCAATGACAATATCAATATCAATATCAATAAAAATGACAATGCAAATAGAAATTACAAACCGAAACTAAATACTGAGCCCTGAAACTGAATACTGAATACTGAAACTGAATACTGAGACTGAATACTGAGACTGAATACTGAGACTAAATACTGAGACTAAAAATTATTTCAATATCTGTGCAGCGTGTTCTTTGGTTTTTACTTTTGTGATTATATCCTCTACAATTCCTTCTTCATTTATTACAAATGTAGTTCTGTGAATTCCATCATATTCTCTTCCCATGAACTTTTTAGGTCCCCAAACTCCAAATGCCTCAATTACCGATTTGTCTTCATCGGCTAGTAAAGGAAACGGAAAGTTGTTTTTTTCCTTGAATTTAGCTTGCGCTTTTTGTGCATCGGCACTAACTCCTAAAAGGGCATAATTATTAGCCTGAAAGCGTTCAAAATTATCCCTTAAATCACAAGCCTCGGCTGTACAACCTGGAGTACTCGCTTTTGGATAAAAGAAAACTACTAATTTTTTACCAGCATAATCGGCTAATTTATGTATGTTACCATCTTGGTCTATACCTGAAAAATT
This region includes:
- the bcp gene encoding thioredoxin-dependent thiol peroxidase, encoding MTTLQVGDKAPNFSGIDQDGNIHKLADYAGKKLVVFFYPKASTPGCTAEACDLRDNFERFQANNYALLGVSADAQKAQAKFKEKNNFPFPLLADEDKSVIEAFGVWGPKKFMGREYDGIHRTTFVINEEGIVEDIITKVKTKEHAAQILK